AGACCGTGGGCCTGATGGGCCGCAACGGCATGGGCAAGAGCACGCTGCTCAAGTCGATCATGGGCCTGGTCAAGCCGCGCGCCGGCGGCGTGCTGGTGATGGGCAAGCCGATGACGGGTCGCGCGCCGTACGAAATCGCGCAACTCGGCGTGGCCTACGTGCCCGAGGGGCGCGGCATTTTCGGCAACCTATCGGTGACCGAAAACCTCAAGATGGCGGCCCGAGCCGGCACGCGCGGCCAGCGCGACTGGACGTACGAGCGCGTGCTGGAAACCTTTCCGCGCCTGGCCGAGCGCCTCCATCACGGCGGGCAGCAGCTATCCGGCGGCGAGCAGCAGATGCTCACCATCGGTCGAGCACTGATGACCAACCCCGACGTGCTGATTCTCGACGAAGCCACCGAAGGCCTGGCGCCGCTGATCGCGCGTGAGATCTGGCACATCTGCGGCCTGATCCGGGCCAGCGGCATCTCCAGCGTGATCGTCGACAAGAACTGGCGCCACGTCACCGCCATCACCGATCGCAACGTCATTCTTGTCAAGGGCGAAGTGGTGCTCGAACGCACCTCACGCCAGATTCAGGCGGAACCTGAGCTGCTGACACAGCATTTGGGTGTGTGACGACATCACCGGGTTGTGATCGACTAGGGCCTCGATCTCTCGGACCGCGCCCACGGCGTGCCCGAGCGCGGCGCAGGATGACGCGGATGCGCCGATCGCCCAGGACGCCCCGCCTAGAATGTCCCCGGATACGCGCCGCCGTCGGCCAGCAGGTTCTGGCCGGTGATGTAGGCCGCGTGCACGCTGCATAGAAACGCGCAGATCGCGCCGAACTCTTCCGCGCTGCCGAAGCGGCCGGCCGGGATCTGCTTCTGCTGCGCGGCGCGAATCTCGTCCACGCCGCGACCGGATTTCCTCGCGGTGGCCTCGAGCGTGCCGGTCAGCCGGTCGGTGTCGAAGCGCCCCGGCAGCAGGTTGTTCAGCGTGACGCCGCGCGCCGCGAGGCCGCTGCGCGCCACCCCGGCGACGAAGCCGGTCAGCCCGCTGCGCGCGCCGTTCGACAGGCCCAGGATATCGATCGGCGCCTTCACCGCGCTCGACGTGATGTTGACGATGCGCCCGAAGCCGCGCGCGGCCATGCCGTCCACCGTGGCCTTGATCAGCTCGATCGGCGCGAGCATGTTCGCGTCCACCGCCTTGATCCACGCCGCGCGGTCCCAGTCGCGGAAGTCGCCGGGCGGCGGCCCGCCGGCGTTGGTCACGACGATGTCGAAGTCGCGCCCAGGCCCGCCCGGCGCCGTCAACGCCGCGGCGCGCCCCTCGGTGGTCGTGATGTCGGCCATGACCGCGACCACCTTCTGTTCGCTCGGTCCGCTGCCGGCCCACGCCGCCTCGGCGCGCACCGTCGCCT
This genomic interval from Burkholderiaceae bacterium contains the following:
- a CDS encoding Benzoate ABC transporter, ATP-binding protein 2 produces the protein MATELNANAPDDPNDPLAPRARPEDRGPRRDDADPDLLIHAIGLHSYYGASHILKGIDFQVRRGETVGLMGRNGMGKSTLLKSIMGLVKPRAGGVLVMGKPMTGRAPYEIAQLGVAYVPEGRGIFGNLSVTENLKMAARAGTRGQRDWTYERVLETFPRLAERLHHGGQQLSGGEQQMLTIGRALMTNPDVLILDEATEGLAPLIAREIWHICGLIRASGISSVIVDKNWRHVTAITDRNVILVKGEVVLERTSRQIQAEPELLTQHLGV
- a CDS encoding Oxidoreductase, short-chain dehydrogenase/reductase family translates to MDLGIEGKWALVCGASKGLGLGCARALAREGVNVVIVARGAEALQAAEATVRAEAAWAGSGPSEQKVVAVMADITTTEGRAAALTAPGGPGRDFDIVVTNAGGPPPGDFRDWDRAAWIKAVDANMLAPIELIKATVDGMAARGFGRIVNITSSAVKAPIDILGLSNGARSGLTGFVAGVARSGLAARGVTLNNLLPGRFDTDRLTGTLEATARKSGRGVDEIRAAQQKQIPAGRFGSAEEFGAICAFLCSVHAAYITGQNLLADGGAYPGTF